A region of Gammaproteobacteria bacterium DNA encodes the following proteins:
- the lptC gene encoding LPS export ABC transporter periplasmic protein LptC: MNRAKFWPLALTILSSIVLLSQLVDDELPKVDAQLQPSVHNDADYVMMDAQIIHFDVEGVAQSRIAAKQASHYPAKRIMRLREPRFEQIYPDKQWQLTAPVGVLDERRQVFTLTDGVTFRGQIGADDVNGTIEWLELDLNKKRIHSLATIHLFAPSWEVRGEGLHVAITQQKLKILRNVNAVYQAN, translated from the coding sequence ATGAACCGAGCAAAATTCTGGCCTCTAGCGCTGACCATATTAAGCTCAATTGTTTTGCTCTCGCAGCTTGTGGACGACGAGCTTCCGAAAGTTGATGCACAACTGCAGCCGAGTGTTCACAACGATGCAGACTATGTCATGATGGACGCACAGATCATTCATTTCGATGTCGAGGGCGTGGCACAGAGTCGAATAGCCGCTAAACAAGCGAGTCACTATCCAGCCAAGCGAATCATGCGCTTGCGTGAACCTCGTTTTGAGCAGATCTACCCTGACAAGCAGTGGCAGCTCACAGCACCAGTCGGTGTGCTTGACGAACGACGACAAGTGTTTACCTTGACAGATGGCGTCACTTTCCGAGGACAGATTGGTGCCGATGATGTCAATGGTACCATTGAATGGCTTGAACTTGATCTCAACAAAAAACGCATTCACAGCCTCGCCACCATCCATCTATTCGCACCATCATGGGAAGTCAGAGGTGAAGGCTTGCACGTTGCGATCACGCAGCAAAAGTTGAAAATCTTGAGGAACGTCAATGCAGTTTATCAAGCGAACTAA
- a CDS encoding KpsF/GutQ family sugar-phosphate isomerase gives MFIELGRAVIQTEAEAVANLASKVDQSFERACKLMLNTVGRVVVTGMGKSGHIGSKIAATLASTGTPAFFVHPGEASHGDLGMITPDDVVLALSNSGETDELIQLLPVIKRKGIPLIALTGNPKSTLAQSATVHIDVSVPKEACPLGLAPTASTTAALAMGDALAIALLDARGFTADDFALSHPGGSLGRRLLLHVRDIMHKGDDLPKVSPDTSVKEALLEMTSKRLGMTTVVDSQNRLLGIFTDGDLRRTIERDLDLGRTEIQEVMTVGGKTVTENLLAAEAAKIMQDNKINALVVVNDNHEPIGALNMHDLMRAGVV, from the coding sequence ATGTTTATCGAACTCGGCCGTGCCGTCATTCAAACTGAAGCCGAAGCTGTGGCCAATCTAGCCAGCAAAGTAGACCAGTCATTTGAGCGTGCCTGCAAATTGATGCTCAATACTGTCGGTCGTGTGGTCGTGACAGGGATGGGTAAAAGCGGACATATTGGTTCCAAAATCGCGGCAACTTTGGCAAGCACCGGGACGCCCGCATTTTTTGTTCACCCAGGAGAAGCCTCCCATGGTGACTTGGGGATGATCACACCGGATGATGTTGTGCTTGCGCTTTCTAACTCGGGCGAAACGGATGAACTCATCCAGCTGTTGCCAGTCATCAAAAGAAAAGGCATTCCGCTTATCGCCCTTACCGGCAACCCAAAATCTACGCTTGCCCAAAGTGCCACTGTCCATATCGACGTGAGTGTCCCCAAAGAAGCATGTCCACTCGGTTTGGCACCAACCGCCAGCACAACGGCCGCGTTGGCGATGGGCGATGCTCTTGCCATCGCACTGCTGGACGCTCGCGGTTTCACCGCGGATGACTTTGCGCTGTCGCACCCCGGAGGCAGCCTTGGACGCCGTCTTCTACTGCACGTGCGAGACATCATGCATAAAGGTGATGATCTTCCGAAAGTTTCTCCAGACACATCCGTTAAAGAAGCACTGCTTGAGATGACAAGCAAACGCCTTGGCATGACCACGGTTGTCGATAGCCAGAACAGGCTCTTGGGGATTTTCACCGATGGCGATTTACGGAGAACCATCGAACGCGATCTCGACCTTGGTCGCACCGAAATTCAAGAGGTGATGACGGTCGGCGGCAAAACGGTCACCGAGAACCTTTTAGCCGCAGAAGCCGCCAAGATTATGCAAGACAACAAGATTAACGCATTGGTCGTGGTGAATGACAACCACGAACCGATTGGTGCGCTTAACATGCATGATCTCATGCGCGCGGGAGTGGTGTGA
- the kdsC gene encoding 3-deoxy-manno-octulosonate-8-phosphatase KdsC — protein sequence MTESLVPKLAKVRLVVTDVDGVLTDGGVYLDNADNEWKRFNIKDGLGIKMLLQHNISVAIITGRTSRIVSRRAKELGITHVYQGCTDKRAAFLELLEKHDVTPEETAHVGDDLPDLPLMRMAGIGVAVQDAHPFVKAHADWITETPGGMGAFREVADTMLRAQNALDSFQQKFLR from the coding sequence ATGACTGAATCGCTCGTACCGAAACTCGCCAAGGTTCGTCTCGTGGTCACCGACGTGGATGGTGTGCTTACGGATGGTGGCGTCTATCTGGACAATGCTGACAATGAATGGAAGCGATTCAACATCAAAGACGGATTGGGCATTAAAATGCTGCTTCAGCACAATATTTCGGTGGCCATAATCACCGGCAGAACCTCGCGAATCGTGAGTCGCCGAGCAAAAGAACTTGGCATTACGCACGTTTACCAGGGGTGTACTGATAAGCGAGCTGCGTTCTTGGAATTGTTGGAAAAACATGACGTAACGCCTGAAGAAACAGCGCATGTCGGTGACGATTTGCCGGATCTTCCCCTCATGCGTATGGCAGGTATTGGCGTCGCCGTTCAGGATGCCCACCCTTTTGTCAAAGCACATGCCGACTGGATTACAGAAACCCCTGGTGGCATGGGTGCCTTCCGAGAAGTTGCGGATACCATGTTGCGCGCTCAAAATGCACTGGACTCATTCCAACAAAAATTTTTGCGATGA